The following proteins are co-located in the Camelina sativa cultivar DH55 unplaced genomic scaffold, Cs unpScaffold00599, whole genome shotgun sequence genome:
- the LOC104773634 gene encoding auxin-responsive protein SAUR32-like — translation MGFEESNQKQSPKQSPKQMVFNFHFHVPHLHILHHHHHNHHDVPKGCVAILVGHEDDEEGLHRFVVPLVFLSHPLFLDLLKEAEKEYGFKHAGPITIPCRVDEFKHVQEIIDEETHRRRHSHGGYGHNHTHHNNHLRCF, via the coding sequence ATGGGTTTTGAAGAATCTAATCAAAAACAGAGTCCAAAACAGAGTCCGAAGCAGATGGTGTTCAACTTTCACTTTCATGTCCCTCATCTCCACATActccaccatcaccaccataACCATCATGATGTTCCTAAAGGCTGTGTTGCGATCTTGGTGGGACACGAAGACGATGAGGAAGGTCTACACAGATTCGTTGTTcctttggtgttcttgagtcATCCTCTGTTCTTGGACCTCTTGAAAGAAGCTGAAAAGGAGTATGGGTTCAAGCACGCTGGTCCTATTACGATCCCTTGCCGTGTTGATGAGTTTAAGCATGTTCAAGAAATCATCGACGAGGAGACTCATCGCCGTCGTCATAGTCATGGTGGTTACGGCCACAACCATACCCACCACAACAACCATCTCCGATGTTTCTGA